AAGATCGAATTGCTCAACGTGCTCGGCACACAAGAACTCGGACTCGATCCGCGCTGACCGTCTGGCTCCGGGGGACTATGTCGAACCGGTGCCACGAGTGTTGATCCGCCTCCCGATCGCGGATACCTGGCGAAGCTGCGCACGCGTGAGGCGGTCGATGACGAGCTCACGCACGTTGGTCACATACCCGGGAGCGGTGGCCACCACTTTCTCCCAACCCGACTCGGTGAGAACGGCATTCGTGAATCGACCGTTCTCGGGGCACGGATGGCGCCGAACCCATCCCCGCTTCTCGAGTCTGCCGACCACATGCGAGAGCCGGGACAGCGAACCGTAGGACAGTTCGGCGAGCTGGCTCATCCGCAGGGTGCGGTCAGGGGCCTCGGACAGCGCTGCCATCACCTCGTACTCGAAGTGGGTGATCTGGGCGTCACGGAGAAGCTGGGCGTCGAGGGCGTGGGGGAGACGGGCGAGCGCGGTTGCCACCTGGATCCAGGCGTCCATTTCCTCGTCGTCGAGCCAGTTCGGCTCTGGGGCAGTGGACATCTGCGCAGTGTATACGAAGTGAACACGTCCGTGATCAGGTTGACGCATCAAGTGTCAACACCTAGCCTTCACTTGATACTTCAAGTCACAACCATCTAGTGAGGCGGCTCAGTCATGACCAACCCCATCGTCCGCAGTGCGGGCATCCTCATCGGACGCGTCGCTCTCGGCGTCATCTTCCTGGCTCACGGCCTGCAGAAGTTCCAGCAGAACGGCTGGACGGGACCGCAGACCGGGTTCGATATGATGGGTGTTCCGGCCGCGTCCTTCTCGGCGTTCGTCGTCACGTGGCTCGAAATCCTCGGTGGCATCGCCCTGATCGTCGGGCTGCTGACCCCGATCGTCGCCGCCCTGTTCACGCTGGACATGATCGGCGCGCTGTTCATCGCACACGTCGACAACGGCATCTGGGTCTCCGACGGTGGTTACGAGTTCGTGCTCGCCCTCGGTGCCGGCGCACTGCTGCTGGCCGTGATCGGCGCCGGACGTTTCAGCGTGGACGCCGCGCTGGGGTCGAAGGTCCGCTGGCTCGCCGCCGACGACACCCGGTCGCGCGACCTGGTCGGCACCTCGCGCTGACCCCGCTCCGCTACCGGCGCCCGGTTCATGCGCCCCGGTCCGCCCACCCTGCGGACCGGGGCGTTCGCCGTCCGCGGTCCCGCCTACAGTCCCAGTAGCGCGTCGAGTGGAATGAGAGATATGACCTGGCTGATGCTGATTGCGGCAATCGCCTCGGAGGTCGCGGCGACGTTGTCACTCAAGGGTTCACAGACCGAACCGATGCTGTACGCGGTGGTCGCTGTCGGTTACACGTTCGCGTTCATGCTCCTGGCCGCAGTCCTGAAGCGCGGCATGGGCATCGGCGTGGCCTACGGGATCTGGTCGGCGTCGGGCGTCGCACTCACCGCGGTACTGGCGACCTGGATCTTCGACGAGCCCTTCGGATTCCTGATGGGAATCGGCATCGTGTGCATCATGATCGGGGTTCTCCTCGTCGAGACCGGCCACCGGCCACCCGTCGACGAGGGCACCGACTCCGCCGCCGCTTCGGGGGTCTGACCGTGGGATATGTCTTCATCGTCGCCGCCATCGTCGCCGAGGTCACCGGGACCCTCGCGCTGCGTGCCGCCGCGACCGGTCGACCGGCCTTCTACGGAGTCGTCTTCCTCGGGTATTTGACGGCATTCGTCGCGTTGACCCTCGGGCTGCGGCACGGCGTACCCCTCGGTGTGGCGTACGGCATCTGGGCGGCGGCCGGGGTCGCAGCCACGGCCGTTGCCGCGCACTTCCTGTTCCGCGAACGCCTCAACCGACGCATGGTCGCCGGCATCGGGGTGATCATCGTCGGTGTGCTGCTCGTCGAACTGGGCGCGATGCACTGAGTTCCGGCTTCGCTGATGTCGCGCCGCGAGCGCCGACGGTCAGCCGCGTTCTGGACCGGGGAGCGCGGGCCCGCCTCAGCGCCGGACTCGACGTCACGCGGGTTGTCGAAGGAGACGTCGATCTCCTGAAAACCCTTGTTGCGCTGCGCGAGAACCTGCGCCGAGTACGCCGCCTCGTCGCCCTTGGTCAGACTGACGTTGTCGGTGAACGGGGTGAGCAGCGAACGTGGATAGAGCCGGTCGACGCGAACCGCGTTGGTCTCGAGACAGATGACGATCACGATCGACGACACGTAGAGGAAGGCGAGCAGGCCCAGCACGATCGCGAAGACGCCGTTGGTGGAGCTGGCGTTACCGATGACGTGCTGCACATAGACCGCGCCGAAGGTCTGGATGATCTGCCAGCAGACCGCTGCCCCGAAGGCGCCCGGCAGTACGTCCCGGATCGACACGTCGCGCGCCGTGCCGATCCGAAAAGCCACGGTGAAGACCAGCGTGCTCAACGCCACCGATCCGAGGATTGCCAGCCAGCGTCCGACGATGCCGAGTTCGAAGGCGGCCGAGACGCCGTTGACGACGGTCAGGCCGATGACCGCAACACCGATCGTGGACAACAACAGGAGGCCACGCAAACGGGCGAAGATCGGGTCGGGACGCTCGTTGCGCGGCACTGCCCAGATCGTGTTCATCGCGTTCTGGGCGGCGACGGCCACTCCGAGGCCGCCATACAGCGAGACGGCAACCCCGATGATGATGGCGGTGGCCCCGCCGCCGAGCTTCTCGGGTTCGCCCAACTGCCCACCGATCACCGGGATCTGGCTCATCGCCGAGTCCAGGATGCGGTCTTGGAGGTCGGGGTTGTCGGCCAGGACGATCCCCAGCACCGTTGCGAACAGCAGCAACAGCGGGAACAACGAGATGAACGCGTAGTAGGCGCAGAGCGCGGCCAGGTAGGCGCCCTGATCGTCGACGAACTTGTAGATGACGGCAAGCGGGAAGCCGGTCGCCGGATGACGCCGCTGAAAACGGTCGACCCGCTCGGTCAACGACACCCGATCATCCTTCTCCTCGCCGGACCGTGCCTGTTCCCCGTTCCGTTGAACGAGTCGTTCACCGGGAGTTACCACGGTCGTGCCGACTTTAACCCGAGCACGAGACGTTTCGGGACACGTCATCGGATCGGGGGTTCACCGGAACGGATCGAAACCCGGGATGCCGAGGGCGCGGAAGGGTGTTCCCAGACGCCAATAGGCCAGCCCCGCCAGCCCGCGCGGGAAGTAGCGGTCGGTGGTCGTGACCGTCACCGACCCGTCCGCGTCGTCCGCATCCTGGAGGCGGTAGTCGCGATACGATCTGCCGAACCGGTTGTCGCGCAGACGAATACGAAGTCGATCCGGTCGTTGCGCGAGCACGATCTCACCGCGGTGCCGCGCATCCCACTCGAGCCGCTCCCAGACCGTCGCACTACTCGCGCGCTCACTGACCCGGGTCTCCGATTCGAACATCTCCTCACCGGCCCACTGTGGATCGGTAGGAAGGGGTTCGGCCGGCGACACGTCTACGGACGCGTTGGCCCACGAGGCACGGCCATCGCCGCGCGCCGAGCGTTCGAGCGTGTGGGCAACCGCCTCCGAGTAGGAGGTCAACCCCCCTTCCGGACGATCGATGATCGCGTCGACGGCTCGGTCGCGACAGACGGCGTCGCATTCGAGGGACTCGATCAGCGGTCGAGCGATCTTGCCGCGAATCGGCGTGACGAACCGGACCCAGCGGCTCGCCAGCGCCGGCGTGAGATACGGCAGTACCACCATGACTCGAGGTCGAAGACCTGCGACCTCGGCATATACCTGCATCATGTCGCCGTACTCGAGGACGTCGGGACCGCCGATGTCCCAGGTCCTCGACGACGGGACGGTGGCGGTGGCGGCTTCCACGAGGTAATGCAGGGCGTCGTCGACCGCGATCGGTTGGATCTTGTTGTGCACCCACCGCGGCGTCGTCATCGCGGGTAGTCGCTCGGTGAGGTGCCGGATGAGTTCGAACGAGGCCGACCCCGAGCCGATCAGCGTCCCGGCCTGCAACGCGATGGTCTCGATCGGTGAGTCGATGAGGATGTCGCCGACCTCGGCGCGTGAGGCCAGATGTTCGGACAGGTCGGTGCCCGACGGATGGAGACCGCCGAGGTAGACGATGCGCGACACGCCGTTCTGCTGAGCCGCGGCCACCACATTCTCCGCGGCACGCCGCTCTTCGGCCGCGAAGTCCGCGTCGGTGCTCATCGAGTGGACCAGGTGGTAGACGACATCCACACCCGCGAAGGCCTTGACCAGCGAATCGCGATCAGACAGATCACCCCGAATCACCTCGGCCGTCGGATCAGACAACCACGGTGCGTCGGCGAGCTTCTCCGGTGTCCGCGCCAGTGCGCGCACACGGTGCCCGCGTGCCAACAACCGGGGCGCCAATCGGCCGCCGACGTAACCGGTCGCTCCGGTGACCAGACAGGTTCGCGACTCGTCCACCTGACTCCTCCGCTCTGGGGTGTTCCTCCAAGGCTAGGGAGCGAAGCCGCTCGGCGCCGTCGCCTCGGCGCGGTCGGTGCCGGATCGTTCTCCGTGGCCACGATTCGATAACGGCACGTTTGGCCGAGACCGAACCCAGACCACCAGACCTGAATCCGACAGCCAGACCTTGATCGAAGTCTGGCGGTCGAGTTCAGGTCTGCCCGTCAGCTGTCGTTCGCGCCCGCCGGCGAATTCTCGAACCACAGGCACTCCTCCAGGAGGCCCGCGCTCTTCCAGCCATCCGCGGTCCGGACCATCGAATGGTGGTAGTTGCCGCCGCAGGTGCTGAGTTCGGGCATGCCGACGAAACGCATCGGGTTGTAGAACATGGCGCGGACGTCGGCCCGGTCTCCGTCGAACGTGTACTCGATGTTGGTGATGAAGTGCTGACTCACCGACACGAACGCGAAACTCTCCTCCAGCCACGCGGCGATCTCGTCCCGAGTGCCCGCCTGACCGTAGGGCGTCGACGAGTAGTCGACCACCGCCTCCGGGGTGAACACCGAGCGCCAGAGTTCCCAGTCCTTGGTGTCGACCGCTCGTGAGTACCGGTACAACGTGTCCGCGATGCCGAACCGGTCGCTGATCTCCTGCAGGTCCATCGTTCTCCCGTCCACCGGTATCGGTACGGGCAGCCCGTCGTGGCAGCGCCGAGACCGGCCGTCGCCGCCGACTATAGACACCAGTCCAGACGCTTGCCAGCGAAACCGCACCGGAGCGGGTGCCGCAAGTCAGGTCGATGCTGCGAGGTCGCGGACGACGCGGAGGTCGGCGACGAAGGCGTCGAAGGCCCGCTCGCGCTGATCCGTGGGTCCGCGGAGAATCGACGACGGGTGCACGGTCACCACCACGAACTCGGAATGGTCGGGGCCGAGGTCTCCGTCGGCGCCGAGATCGAAGCGCTCGCCACGGTGTCGGGTGAGCCGGAAGTTGGTGCCCAGCAAGGCCTGTGCGGCCGTGGCACCCAGACACACGACAGCGGCCGGCCGGACCGACGAACGGTTCGTCGGCACGATCCTTCTGGTCACCGGGCTGTTCGCCGATGAACATGATCGTCGAACCGGGCGCGCCCACCCCACCGCGACACCCGCCGCGGCCCCGGTGATCACCCGCGGCCCGCCCACCAGCAACGGGTCGAACCGGGAGTGGTTGCCGTCGACGCGTTTCCGGCCACGGCGGGACGACCATCCGTGGTGGGAGAGTTCGGACCGGATGCCCGTCTCGGTCACCGGGTTGTCGGGCCGACCGGTCGCGAACGACGCGAGGTGCGCCTCGATGGACACCACGCGATCGGCGCCCAGCAGGATCAGCCAATGCGCCGCGCGCCCCTCGCTG
The genomic region above belongs to Gordonia hongkongensis and contains:
- a CDS encoding NAD(P)H-binding protein, which encodes MDESRTCLVTGATGYVGGRLAPRLLARGHRVRALARTPEKLADAPWLSDPTAEVIRGDLSDRDSLVKAFAGVDVVYHLVHSMSTDADFAAEERRAAENVVAAAQQNGVSRIVYLGGLHPSGTDLSEHLASRAEVGDILIDSPIETIALQAGTLIGSGSASFELIRHLTERLPAMTTPRWVHNKIQPIAVDDALHYLVEAATATVPSSRTWDIGGPDVLEYGDMMQVYAEVAGLRPRVMVVLPYLTPALASRWVRFVTPIRGKIARPLIESLECDAVCRDRAVDAIIDRPEGGLTSYSEAVAHTLERSARGDGRASWANASVDVSPAEPLPTDPQWAGEEMFESETRVSERASSATVWERLEWDARHRGEIVLAQRPDRLRIRLRDNRFGRSYRDYRLQDADDADGSVTVTTTDRYFPRGLAGLAYWRLGTPFRALGIPGFDPFR
- a CDS encoding DoxX family protein, whose amino-acid sequence is MTNPIVRSAGILIGRVALGVIFLAHGLQKFQQNGWTGPQTGFDMMGVPAASFSAFVVTWLEILGGIALIVGLLTPIVAALFTLDMIGALFIAHVDNGIWVSDGGYEFVLALGAGALLLAVIGAGRFSVDAALGSKVRWLAADDTRSRDLVGTSR
- a CDS encoding DMT family transporter, with protein sequence MGYVFIVAAIVAEVTGTLALRAAATGRPAFYGVVFLGYLTAFVALTLGLRHGVPLGVAYGIWAAAGVAATAVAAHFLFRERLNRRMVAGIGVIIVGVLLVELGAMH
- a CDS encoding nuclear transport factor 2 family protein, with amino-acid sequence MDLQEISDRFGIADTLYRYSRAVDTKDWELWRSVFTPEAVVDYSSTPYGQAGTRDEIAAWLEESFAFVSVSQHFITNIEYTFDGDRADVRAMFYNPMRFVGMPELSTCGGNYHHSMVRTADGWKSAGLLEECLWFENSPAGANDS
- a CDS encoding DMT family transporter, with the translated sequence MTWLMLIAAIASEVAATLSLKGSQTEPMLYAVVAVGYTFAFMLLAAVLKRGMGIGVAYGIWSASGVALTAVLATWIFDEPFGFLMGIGIVCIMIGVLLVETGHRPPVDEGTDSAAASGV
- a CDS encoding MarR family winged helix-turn-helix transcriptional regulator — its product is MSTAPEPNWLDDEEMDAWIQVATALARLPHALDAQLLRDAQITHFEYEVMAALSEAPDRTLRMSQLAELSYGSLSRLSHVVGRLEKRGWVRRHPCPENGRFTNAVLTESGWEKVVATAPGYVTNVRELVIDRLTRAQLRQVSAIGRRINTRGTGST